From the genome of Rhinoderma darwinii isolate aRhiDar2 chromosome 1, aRhiDar2.hap1, whole genome shotgun sequence:
attgttggaAAACGTGGAAATATACTTTAATTTCGTGTTAAACATTATAAACATAGTTTGCTACTTTTAAATATTTGCCTGCTTAATTGCAAACATATCATGTATGCATTTAATTTAAAAAGTTACTATCCAACAGCTGAGCAGTTAGGctgaaatcacacatgcagtgATCGATGCAgtctttggagcagtttttttcatgcagttttgttTAACTAAACACCAGAGTGAATACAAAAGCGAGGAGATTTATACTTTTCCTTTCCATTCGGATCCACTTTTTGCACCAAAAACTTCAATGAAAACTTTCACAAaagctgcatgtgtgattccaactTTTACTCTGGCTTTATTTTGTGTACATTTATATTACAGATGAAGACCACGTAAAGTGTAACTGTACCTATAACCTGTGCGAGAGTTTTAAAAAAGGAATCTACTACATATACCCATTCTTCATTGAATATCAGGTTTTAGCCTCAGCTATGCTGTATGTACTGTGGAAGAATATAGGGAACAACCTTGGACCTTGCCGTCGAAGATCTAAGCTTAATTTCCAAGGGGTGGTCACTGGTACTCTTTTAGGACTCATGGTCATGGCTGCCACAATTGTGATAGTTGTAATATATTTATTGAATATTGGACGCACTAAGAACAGCAGCGAGTCTGCTCTGAGTATCTTCTACTTTTATTCAATTGCCGTCCTAGGCTTCATGTGTATTGCCTCGCTAATTGGTCTTGTGATATATAAACTGGATAGGATACCTACAATGAAAGAGAAAAGCCCATCCATAAAGCTGGATGAAGACCTACTTGTGGGTTCTGCCATTGGATCTTGGATTACGTCATGGGGTTCCATTATTGCAACAGTATGTGCAGAGAGCCACCCCGCCTACACCTGGTACAACCTACCCTACTCCATCCTAGTGATACTGGAGAAATATGTACAAAACCTGTTCATAATTACATACTTGAACCGAAAAGACAAGCACAATACAGAAATAACACACATGGAAATACCTGCGGTATCAGGGGAAATCAGCGTACCTTCTGAAAGTACAGAATTTAGAGCTGGCAATGAAAACAAGATGAAAAACCACAGTCGCAACCACCACAACAACCACAACACCTTACAGCAAGAGTGTATTTCTCCTACTGATATGCCTCAAAATCCCAGTTCAAACTCAAATACCGGGATATTTAAGACAGTCGTGCTGAAAAATATTACGGTTGCCTTGTTTCTATGCAACATTTCAGTAAGTATATTCAGTTGAATAGAATCAAACCAGTTTTGGATAAAGAAAACATGTTTCAGAGTTCTCTAGAATTATTTTACGGAATATGGTTGTGTGTACACTCTGTACCGTCATGGGCCGGCCTCATGTTGAATGATGCCCTGTTGGCACCCCACACTCTCAAATGCCAAactgtcatacagtgtacaaaaagCCAGTAGTGCCTAATTATAAGTGCCATACAGAATTGTGCCCAAATAACTGCCACACATTGGCCATATAACACTtccatacagttgcctaaataatGTTGCTATACACGGCTGACACCTccaaacactgcaaaaataatatactatacagtgcctaagtactagtgccacacaatgtacatacctacatacagtgctcaaataataacagcatacagtgctcaaataatgccaacGTACAGTCACCACATAGCAGCTTCATGCATAAAGAAATCTAGTAACAGTGGTATATGTCAAAATAATTCTGCTATATAATTAAAATGAAGATTTGTGGTGGTCTCAGGCCTCACGTGCCATGCTATCTGAGGCCTCATCTTTATCAGGGTCACACACCAGTCCGGCCATTGTTCCCAATTCTACCCACAGGGACCTCCATATGGCAATGTATTATGGAAACATTCTTGGCTACAAGCAATACTAGGGGGGAATACCTCTATAATACGAGGTCCTATGTAATAAGGCATCCTCTGTATACCTCCGTAGGAAATCTGAGTCATACATAGACTGTTACATATGccttattatggctccatacaacttgGAGGTTGTTCTGAGTCATAATATGCTCGTATGCTTGAGGTCTCATTCTGCATATAACACAACGGTATGATGAAGTAGAACAACCTGGGTCTGTTTTTTCTTAGGTAATAAACATCCACATGCAGCCTCCAAGTATATTGCACCTACTGAAGACTAATTACTATTATTGAGGGTTTAGATGTAATGCAATTTAACCGTTAAATGATGCAGCGGGAATTTAATACTGCACATATACGAGAGAGAAAATATAGCTAAATATCAACACCAATGATGCAGTAAACATTCCTACATGAATTGGTAGGGACAGCACATCACGGTATATATGTACATCCTGAAGTACACAGCACTCCTGCAGCACATGATATTAAACAGGACGTTCTATTCTATTCTAATGGTGAGAAATAAGAGAAAGCCCTTGTTTTCATATGTTAGAACCTAACTTTATTCCTCATTGGAAACCTTGTTATTACTTGGGCAATGGTGTATATAGAGGGCGGGTGGCCCCATAGAAAGATAAACAATTAGGCCCCTTATAGGTTCTGCCTGACAACACCACCCACCTCGCCACCCAAAACAGGACGTCCTGGTGTCTACCATCTCATTTTCATGACTCTAGTACATTTTTCACTGACTCTAATGTACACATCCCTGAGAAGGTTCTCATCACCCATTAAAATGGGTGACCTGGAATGGGCCCCTCTCTCCAGGagctgcctctatggtatataTACCCTTTCACTTGAGGTGTCTTACTATACATGATATGAAAGCCCCTCTGACCTAGAGAGGACCTTAAAATGATCTAATAATGTTGTTGGTGTTAGGGATACAGTAGGTTACTATGCCCTAAATGTGAATAATTTCAGCATATTGACAGTACAagagcaaaataaaaatttagattaaactaacataagaaaaactctttataaaaacaggaaaaacagacaaaaaaaaaaagtctagtcAGCCAGCTAGCATTAGAAGAGTCAGTGAACTTAAACATGTGTTATTTCTAATAATGACTATTGAAGAATGCTTTTTACCATTTCTTTTTTTCCAGCTCTGGATTCCTCCAGCTTTTGGATGTCGTCCCCAGTATGATAATGGGTTGGAAGCTATTGTGTTCGGGTTCATACCCTGGATTATTGTTATTGACGTTGCCGTCCCCTTTTCCATCTTCTACAGAATGCATTCAAGTTATGCCTTGTTTGACGTGTACTGTAAAATTGGTGCTTCCTGAAACTCATCAAGAATTAGGGGTTTAATATAATATATCATCATCATTTCCGTGCAGGGGCGTACACAGAAATTATAGGGGAAAATAGCAAAATTCATAATAGGGCCTACCCCCACTTCTCACTTGGAAGAAAAGGCAAATCTCCTGGACACCGAATATGCTGTACTCACCTCTCCCCGTTCCTGCACTTCTCTTGACTCCTGTGCTCCGCTGCAAAAAACAACCTGATGCTGGTCCTAGCGTCAGGACGTTGTCTGCAGTGTCACCCAGGAATGACGGAGAACGGGGAGAGGTGAGATTCTGCATGCCTGTATTaaagggatagtctggtctggatgTGTATAAGGGGATAGACTGGTCTGGAGTCTTTTTTTAGGGGGAGTCTGGCCTTCAGTCTTTTTTTAGGGGCAGTCGGGTTTGGGCTATTTTTTGGGGTGAGTCTGGTTTGTGGTCTGTATGTAGGGGGAGTCCGGTTTGGGGTCTTAATTTAGGGTTAATCTGGTCTGCAGTCTTTAATTACGGAGACTCTTGCCTGggttctttatttagggggtgTCTAGGCCataatctgtattagtttaagggctcTAGAGGGTCTTTATGTAAGGAGtccggtatttatttagggtgtctggtctggggtctgtatttatttagggggtctagtgtcTGTAACCGTTAAGGAAGACTGTATTCATTTTGGGATGTGATCCTTCGTCATATGCACTATTTGGAATTCAAATGCAGTAGGTTGGGGACATGTCATATAAATGGGCGGGGCACAAACCCAAAAATGTGAGTCCCCTGCCATAATCTCTCTGATGTCCCTTTGCAAATGTTGGTAAGTATGGCTGTAATCTGAGGTACATCTTGTTATCAAGTGTTCACTTcccatgcagcgccaccacaggggaaattaatcaTTACATGGAGCCAATTGAAAACAAAGGGCTGTCTGTATAATAATGgacatgccaggtcctccaggGTGAGTGAGCAAGAGATGCTTTTTGTAGCTAATTGATGTAAGTCCCAAATGAGTGTCCCCCTCTGTTTACCAATAATTTCTTAACAGGATaaatgacaaggttttttttaaacagacaactcctttaatatccACCATTCCCTTTTTTATAACCAAAGTTTAGTTCCTATTAATTCCATATTACATATTTGTAGGGGACTCTATGTTACTGGCATGTTGTCCCAATCCTATTTAATGCTAGAGATGACTCTAACTCGCACATAGCCTCAAGTGCGCTTCACTCTTTTTAAGATTATTTTTAATAGTGAACCAAATGTAGTCTCTAGCCAAAAGttacagtattttttttaaagattagcTTAGTATATTTTCAACTATTTATATTGTTCTGTGGTGCTGGACCTTCCGATGCACTCTTACAACATtatatgatcagtgtaataataaaAGTAGTAGTAATAATCCAAGTAGACATGGAGTGCACAGGAGTGTAACTATGGCTCACAATAGTTATAACGTCCTCTCCCTAATTAaagaagagcagctctggagcacagACTGCTTCTTAATAAAGTAAAGTACTGTGCAAGCAAGAGAAAAAGAACATAATTGATGAGCATATACAAGTCTTATTTTTAGGGCAGAGTTTCTTTAAGGGGTTTGTCCCACCTTTATGGTATCACCACAGAATATGGCATAAATATCTGTCTACTGGCTCCACTTCTGGAAGCTGCACTTATCTGCAAATCAAGACAGCCGGTGGCAGCTGCATCCTGAAGATGTGGGCTTTCTCTCTTTACAGTGTATGTGTACTTCTCATGTAAACCACCACTGCCAGCTGCCTTGACTTGCTGGACAGGGTCCCCCCCCCGGATTTCTCATGGGGTTTTCGGAGGAGGGACAACCAGTTGTCAGACATGTATGACATTTCCTGAGAATATGGCATTGATAACTGAGATGAGACAGCCTCTAACAATGGGAAACTCAAGTGTGATCGAAATTTGTTGAATGCAACTTTTATCCCTAAATCCTATGTATATTTACAATCACAAAATCAGTCCCTTATTTCAAAATATATGCCTAATATCTACATTTTATTTGTGGGAACTTTATTTCTATTATAAATACATtaataactaaataaataataaatacaacttTATTTTAGAAATTTATAGTATGATGTTTGTCACATACAgatttcgggtttatgaagggaaggactccaggattgaacccccagaatgccccccgtcctgggagttactggtaaaatagtgtgggatttggtgaaCCCACTACTAGACCAGGGGTATCACCTTTATGTGGATAagttctacaccagcatcccactatttaactgcctctccaccagaagtactgcagcatgcggcacatgCGCAAAAAACAGAAAggtctccctaaaacactgcttggccaacgtgtcagaaggggtgagagagggcactatgcagcgagaacgtgttgttcgtcaagtataaAGACAAGACGGATGTCCTTCTCTTCCACAATACATGGGAACGGCAGtacccctgtccctgtacgaggtaccaccacagtgacccacaagccagattGCGTTGTGGGCTATAACATGTACATGGGAGGgcttgatctctcagatcaagtgctggaGCCGTATAGTACCATGAGaaaaacaagggtgtggtacaaaaaggtggccgtgcacatggtacagatggaaTTATAGAACGCTTACTTGCTATACAAATGTTCAGGCCAGACagggtcattccttaattttcaagaggagaTTATCAAGATGCTTGTATTTGAAAACCAGGCAGggaagggcccaagcacatctgctgaaagcgagggtgcccgtattttaCCAGGGCAATACTTTGCCGGCATCGTTTCCCAAACTAAAAACAAGGGAAGATCCCAAAAAAGGTtcagagtgtgtagcaaaaggggcataagaagggacaccacttattagtgcgacacctgccccgaaaaacttggcctgtgcataaaggattgcttcacggcttaccacacatctatgaattattaattttattattaatgtacccctttattatactctgatttgcTTTTCACAACATACACATGCCCCgacattatatattgaaataccagtatatatacggtctaattaaaataaattcagacaaaaaaacctgtggggtcaaaatgctaattatacccttagataagttccttgagggtgtagttttctaaatggggtcacttttgggggatttccactgttttggtccctcagggactaAGCAAATATCGCCATATCGCcacaaaccaatctagcaaaatcgaaATGCCAAATAGAACTCCTtcgcttctaagccctgccgtgtgtccaaatagcagtttataagcacatatggggtattgctgtgctcaggagaattttatttataaatgttggggtgccttttctcctttagtactTGTGCAAATGAAATAAGTTTtgctaaagctacattttattgaaaaaaatttagattttcattttcacggcctacttccaataatttctgcaaaaaacctgtggggtcaaaatactaactatacccttagatgagttccttgagggatgtagtttcctaaatggggtcacttttggggggtttccactgttttgtcccctcaggccaccagaactgacgggcaattagttcTCAGGTCTTACGGGCAAGCTTGGAATTgtgtccccagcaaaggattcttcctctgtcagccAGATGTACAAAGGCACTTcccggaggaatatctctaacttgcagggggttgacagagatgatgcaggaagggtcaatgatattctgtggggactccacagtgtcctctgtctcaaacgacctagacaaggcatcagccctcacattcttgtcggcaggtcggtagtggagctcaaactggaaccgagcgaagaacagcgaccacctggcttgacgaggattcagccgttgagccatctggagataggtgaggttcttgtgatccatgaagaccaggattggatgagctgcgctttctagtaggtgtctccactcctgcagagccagcttgatggccagtaactcccgatccccaatcgagtagttgcgctctgcgggagaaaaaaagcttagagtagtagccacataccagacttgcctttggaacctctctggaacagaagtgcgccagcaccaacagaggaggcgtcgacctccaacgaaaactgcagGGATACATCAGAATGATGAcgaattgaggctgacgtgaaggccttcctTAAGCTTTTGAAcacggcctctgcttctggagtccacaccttggcatttatGAAGGGggttgtcagtgaggagaagttggggatgaacagccggtagaagttggccaatcccaggaagcgctgtatgaccCTTAAGCCTTGATGGCGTGGACATTTCAAGaccgcctttaccttctcaggatccattttgaggcactgatcggagatgatatagcccaggaagggtagggacTTTCTtttgaacacgcacttctccagcttggcatataggtgattctcccttaatcgaagcaagacTAGGCGGACATGTctatgatgagttactggatctggggaaaaaaatcaaaatgtcatcgggaTACACCACAATACAGATATAGAGaagatcacggaaaatgtaattgacaaattttttttaaaccgtGGGTgcattacataggccgaagggcataaccaggtattcgtagtgtccatcacgtgtattaaatgcagtcttccaatcatcaccctgacgaatccggattagattgtaggtctagtttggaaaaataaattgccccccgtatgcaatcaaacggtacagagattaaaggcaatgggtatctgttctttaccgtgatctgattgagaccccgttAGTCAATGCAGGGccggagggatccgtctttctttttgacaaagaaaaacccgtccctggccggggatgaggatttgggTATGAAGcacctctctagattctccttaatataggcagacattgactgggtttcaTTGAGAGGGTATCAgtcaatcaggaaccaagtcaataggacaatcatacgctcgattTGGTGGCaacgtctccgcctccttcttgacATCCGAGTACTGAGAGTAGCAggagggcaaccctgccaatgactgatgcggaggaggctgaagcTGATGGATATGTCCCAGAAAGCGGTTGAGGCACTTTGGACCCCACTGGAgaccctctccggagttccaatccaggactggggcatgttaacggagccaaggcaaacccagcagcacggtgttgacggccttgggcaggacaaacagggagatgagctcagaatgaagggctcccacttgaagcctcagcggcttggtcacagacaatattgggtcgggcagcggcagtccatccaccgaggcaatgaccaacggcttctccagaagggtagtaggcaagtgaagaagatccacaaggtctttacATATGAAATtgactgcggagccagagtccagataggcagagaccagatggggcctctcgctagtgacaatggtcacagggatgaaccacttggaggacagttctctccaaccaatcctaggcgttggagttttttggtttctggggacacagatgcacgacatggccagcgaggccgcaatatagacagagtccagaagtgcgcctgcgctgtttttcctggacagacagtttaagccaatccacttgcatcgggacctcgggtggagcagcagatgaagacaagaggggttgctggaagttgagagccaacctaggaagccttctctcttgACAAACCTCTTGGAATTTctctctgagcctcatgtccacTCGGGTGGCAAGTAGAATTAGgtcatccaaggtaggtggtagatcacgagcagtcagttcgtctttgatctcggacgacaaaccatgccagaaggaggctactaacgcctcgttgttcgaggacagctctcctgccagggtctggaactggatggtgtactcgcccacagaggtgtcctcctggcgaaggttcagcatagaagtagctgccgacgagactcgtccaggttcctcgaaCACAGTGCAGAATAACCGtatgaacccctggaagtctcgggccctgtcgttcccagattggtttcgctcatgccagggccttgccagcaagtaaaaacataatgaaggcgatcctggctccgtctgaaggaaatTCTATGGCGTCCAGGgttgaagtggatatgacactggttaatgAATCCCCTGCACGCGTTAGCGTCTCCATGGAAACGAGGTGGCAGTGGCAGAGAGAACCGAGAATCAGAGCTagtgctgccaggaggtgtagcaggaggatcagtctgagaagctggaacaggagcagagaaggaagcacccctagctgctgtgccatggagtctattgCCACAAGAAGTCGATCCTGTCGTTCtcgcaggtcctgcaggtccgcctgcatggcttgggaggttgacaggcccttgaattgaccagcggggtccatggcctgagcgaacTGTCACGacacagggtgtggacccactgggccgtaccgcgtagtgggatagcagctggccaaacaggtgcaatacaatgtctatattccagaaagggtacctgaggcaatgtagacagtagcggtggattcaggctaagatgaggctccgacagtatacAGACactcggcggggtgcgacacaatagatgcagcggaggacacaatacgactccaactcttgactgcacagaggcacggtagcacgggatacagggtacaggcagcaggaacaggtaacacttggaactggaaaacactaggagaccatttgcaattacaaacttaggtaacacaacaacgctcaggcaaggatccagagggcagagccccgtttatagtccagcagcattctgggctaattgcagatattctgccctttaaggccatgcatgcgtagacagtgtccggaccaggaagtgagtgccggcgtctctcgggagggagatgccgccgggaactcactcgtccatggctgcggccgtcagagggtaagtcaggacgatggtccgcgaccatagacgttacaactatGAAGGTGCTCACGGCAGGTGTCAAAAGAGTCTCCTTTTGTCATCCACTAGGCAAGTACTGTATATGttgatttacctttttttttttttttgctgtataggaAAGCGATGCCTGCTACACAGTT
Proteins encoded in this window:
- the LOC142750024 gene encoding proton channel OTOP1-like, which encodes MATLKGIPQEMMDIAEFYIPSNISDEIIFPPPPIMSDQNMEADRIISGRRHRNSEVASSQYGVNIFIVGLVLMFATYLNIVGLTESDRLIFLIVLMLIQVLWMIFYMVVSDRKKWAITERDGHAGARWLRCGIALFAGTTIVMHALKLGYFIGYSKCKSIIEGIFPVTHIIHTVFQVYFLWRHSKDIIKSFKTFERFGLIHSVYTNLLLWASAVATESDHQLEEHMGRLTSLGFVNISLHEDHVKCNCTYNLCESFKKGIYYIYPFFIEYQVLASAMLYVLWKNIGNNLGPCRRRSKLNFQGVVTGTLLGLMVMAATIVIVVIYLLNIGRTKNSSESALSIFYFYSIAVLGFMCIASLIGLVIYKLDRIPTMKEKSPSIKLDEDLLVGSAIGSWITSWGSIIATVCAESHPAYTWYNLPYSILVILEKYVQNLFIITYLNRKDKHNTEITHMEIPAVSGEISVPSESTEFRAGNENKMKNHSRNHHNNHNTLQQDSNSNTGIFKTVVLKNITVALFLCNISLWIPPAFGCRPQYDNGLEAIVFGFIPWIIVIDVAVPFSIFYRMHSSYALFDVYCKIGAS